TTTGTTGACGCTTACCAGTAGGTCTCGACCGCGACCTGACCGGGGCGGCGGCTGAGGCTGAGGTTCATGTCGCGCTGCTTGAGCACTTTGCGGGTGTCGTCGATCATCTGCGGGTTGCCACAGAGCATTACCCGCGAATGTTCCGGAGTCAGCGCCAGGCCCGCCGCGCGTTCAAGCTCGCCGTTCTCGATCAGGGTGGTAATGCGCTGGTTCAGCGCTCCTGGATGCCGCTCGCGGGTGACGATCGGGATGAACTGCAGCTTGCCGGCGTACTCGGCCAGGTAGTCGCGCTGCTCCAGGCCGGCGATCAAATCCAGGTAGGCCAGCTCGCGGGCCTCACGCACCGAATAAACCAGTTTGATCGACTCGAATCGCTCCCACACTTCGAAGTCCTGGAGGATCGACAGGAATGGCGCGATACCGGTGCCGGTCGCCAGCAGCCAGAGGTCGCGGCCATCAACGAAGCGGTCGAGGGTCAGGTAACCGAAGGCCTGGCGATCGATCAACAGGCTGTCGCCGGCGCCCAGGCGGCTCAGCTCACTGGTGAATTCGCCGCCCGGCACTACGATGGAAAAGAAATCCAGATGCTCGTCGAACGGTGAGGACACCATCGAATAGGCGCGCCAGACCACACTACCGTCTGCCTTGGTCACCCCAAGACGGGCGAACTGCCCGGCACGAAAACGAAAGCCCTGGTCGCGGCTGGTCCGCAGGCTGAACAGGCTGGGGGTCAGCGGCTGGACGTCGAGCAGCGTCTGGCGGGTGAACTTTTCAGCACTGGCTGTCATGGCTTGCTCCAAAAAACAGATGCCCCAGTGTCGCGCAAACGTCGTGGGATAAACACCGTTGGTTTGTAGTGGCATCAACCGCGGGCGCGGTAACAGCCGCACAAGCGACGCCGAAGGGAGAAAAACCCCTTGTCACAACACTTCAACAGCGACAGGAGAAAATCACTGCACGATACCGGTAATAGCCCAATGATTTCGAACTGATATCAAGAAGATCGCTAAAGAACAGGCCTGCCAAAATGTTCACATTTCTATAGCCAAAAAACCCAACAAAACCGTGGGACATTTCCTACACTACTTTGCACCCTGCCAGATCTTGGATCCACCCCCTTGAGATCTCCCCCATGCCGCACTGGAAAGAACAGCAACTCGAGCAGTTGCTAGCCGAAACCGATGAACAACGGATGTTTGACCTGGCGGTTTCCCTGGCCCAGCAACTGGACATGGAGTACCTGTGTTTCGGCATGCGCGTGCAGATCGCCACTTTCGCGCCGCAAATGCGATTCTTCAACAACTATCCCGACGCCTGGAACGAACGCTACCAACGTTGCAACTACGTGGACATCGATCCCACCGTCGCCCATTGCCACCACTCCCTGATGCCGTTGCTGTGGTGCGATGATGTGTTCCGAGAGACACCTGAACTGCGCGAAGAGGCAAAATCCTTCGGCTTGCGCCACGGCTGGAGCCAGTCGGCCCACGACATGCGTCACAACGAAAGCATCCTCAGCATCGCCCGCAGCCAGGGCGCAATCAATCTAGACGAACTCTATGACAAGGCCGGCCAGACCATCTGGCTGTGCAACCTGCTGCACACGCTGATGATTGACCGCCAACCCGGGCAAGCAACCCCGGCGTACAACCTTTCGGAGCGGGAAACCGAAGTGCTCAAATGGTCGGCCGCCGGCAAGACCGCCGCCGACATCGCCTGCATCCTCTCGCTGTCGCAGAGCACGGTGAACTTTCACATCCGCAGCATCATCACCAAAACCAACGCCAGCAACAAAGCCGGCGCAATCGCCATTGCGGCGATGCGTGGCCTGATCTGAGCCAACGCCCCCGTACCTTCGCAAAGCACGGTAGAATCACGGCCCTGTAGAGCGCGCCGCACGCACGCACATCAATGCCCCAGAGCCTTACACCATGCCCCTGCTGACCAGCCCCTTCGCCGAACTCGACCTGCTTCGCCAGCCCGAACAAGCCAACGATCCCCTGCAAGCCTTCGATGCTGCCGACGAGTACCTGCTGGAGCACCTGGCCGAACAGGCACCTACCGCGACCAGCCGGGTTTTGGTGCTCAACGACAGTTTCGGCGCCCTGGCCATCAGCCTGGCAGCGCATGTGTCGGTGCTCAGCAGCGGCGATTCGCACCTGGCGCATCTGGCCCTGGAAAAGAACCTGGTGCGCAATGGCCTGGCCTTCGACGCGGTGCCCTTCGTGGCGGCCAGCAATACCTGGCAAGGCCCGTTCGACCGGGTACTGGTACGCGTGCCAAAGACTCTTGCCCTGCTCGAAGAGCAACTGATTCGCCTGCAGGGCCAGCTGGCGCCCGGCGCACAGGTGGTGGCTGGGGCCATGATCAAACACTTGCCGCGCGCCGCCGGTGACTTGCTGGAGAAATACATCGGCCCGGTGCAGGCATCGCTGGCGAAGAAAAAGGCCCGGCTGTTGATTGCTACCTTCGAGCCGAAGCCGGCGTTCGATTCGCCCTACCCGACCCGCTACCAACTCGACGCGCCACCCCTGGTGCTGCTCAACCACGCCAACGTGTTCTGCCGCGAAGGCCTGGACATCGGCACCCGGGCGTTCCTGCCGCACCTGCCCAAGGACCTCGGCGATGCACGTGTCGCGGACCTCGGTTGCGGCAATGGCGTGCTGGCCATCGCCAGCGCCCTGGCTAACCCGCAGGCGCAGTACACCCTGGTCGACGAGTCATACATGGCCGTGCAGTCGGCACTGGAAAACTGGCAGGCGGCGTTGGGCCCGCGTGAAGTCACGGTGCGCGCCGACGACGGCCTGGCCGGGCAGCCAGCGCAGTCGCTGGATGTGGTGCTGTGCAATCCGCCGTTCCATCAACAGCAGGTAGTCGGTGACTTCCTCGCCTGGCGGATGTTCCAGCAAGCGCGCGAGGCGCTAGTGGTCGGTGGTGCGCTGTACATCGTCGGCAATCGCCACCTGGGTTATCACAGCAAGCTGGCGCGCTTGTTCCGTGGGGTCGAGCAGGTGGCGGCGACGCCCAAGTTCGTGGTGCTCAAGGCGCGTAAATAGGCCAGTACCGCGTCGCCTGAATCACGGGTCAAGCCGCCCCCACAGGGCAAAAAAAAACCCTCCGCAGCTGATGCTGCGAAGGGCTGTAAATCCGCCGCAAGGCGGGATGGGAAATTTCGTTTCAGTGCGTGCTCAGTCCGGCCGCACTCATGAACAGGCGCATCAGCCAGGCGACCAGGGCCAGGCTCACCACGCTGCCGACCCAGATCGCTACCAACCAGCCCAGGCGCTGCCAGAGCGGTTTCTTCTCTTCGTCCATCGTGCCTTTGCCAGTCATTGCCATGCTCCCCTAGTGGTAGCCATCTTCGTGGGTCACCTTGCCGCGGAACACGTAATAGCTCCAGAAGGTGTAACCGAGGATGAACGGGATGATGAACAAGGTCCCGACCAGCATGAAGCCCTGGCTTTGCGGCGGCGCGGCAGCGTCCCAGATCGAGATCGACGGCGGAATGATGTTCGGCCACAAGCTGATGCCCAGGCCGCTGTAGCCGAGGAAGATCAGCACCAGGGTCAGCAGGAACGGGGTGTAGTGTGCGTTACGTGCCACCGCCCGGAGCAAACCGTAAAGAGTTACCAGGACCAGGATCGGTACCGGCAGGAACCAGAACAGGTTGGGCAGGCTGAACCAGCGCTCGGCAATGTCCGGGTGGGCCAGCGGCGTCCAGATACTGACGATGCCGGTCACCGCCAGCAGCACCAGGGCCAGCGGCCGCGCCAGGTCGTGCATCTGCAGTTGCAGCTTGCCTTCGGTCTTCATGATCAGCCAGGTGCAGCCGAGCAAGGCGTAAGCCACGATCAGGCCCAGGCCGCAGAACAGGCTGAACGGGGTCAGCCAGTCGAGGCTGCCGCCAGCGTAGCTGCGATCGACCACCTCAAAGCCTTCGATGAAGGCGCCCAGGGCCACGCCCTGGAAGAAGGTAGCCGCCAGCGAGCCGCCGATGAAGGCCTTGTCCCACAGGTGACGCTTGGCTGCAGTGGCCTTGAAGCGGAACTCGAAGGCCACGCCGCGAAAGATCAGCCCGATCAGCATCAGCATCAACGGCAGGTACAGCGCTGAAAGCACCACGGCGTAGGCCAGCGGGAAGGCGCCGAACAGCGCCGCGCCACCGAGCACCAGCCAGGTTTCGTTACCGTCCCAGACCGGGGCGACAGTGTTCATCATCACATCGCGGTCTTGCTCGCCCTTGACGAACGGGAAGAGGATGCCGATGCCAAGGTCAAAGCCGTCCATGACCACATACATCATGATGCCGAAGATGATGATGATGGCCCAGATAAGCGGAAGATCAACACCCATGGTTCAGTTCCCCTTGTTCAGGCTGGCGTGCTCGCCATTGTCATGATCGTCATCGGCGGCAGACAGCGGCCGTGCCGGGGTGCGTTGCTGGCCGGGGCCACCCGGGTTGGTCTCGTCGCCTTCACCGGTTTTCGGCCCTTTGCGCACCAGGCGCATCATGTAGCCAAGGCCGGTACCGAACAGCGCGAAGTAGACCACCACGAACATCACCAGGGTCAGGCCGAGCTGGCCGTAACTGTGGTTCGAGGCACCATCGGCGGTACGCATCAGGCCGTAGACCACCCAGGGCTGGCGGCCGATCTCGGTGGTGAACCAGCCGGCGAGGATCGCGATCAGGCCGGAGGGGCCCATCCACAAGGTCAGGTACAGGAACGGCCGCGAGCTGTAGAGCTTGTCGCTCTTGCGCAGCCACAGGCTCCAGAGGCCGACGAAGATCATCAGCATGCCAAGGCCGACCATGACCCGGAACGACCAGAAGACGATGGTCGAGTTAGGCCGGTCTTCTTTCGGAAACTCCTTCATCGCCGGCACTTGCTTGTCCAGGCTGTGGGTCAGGATCAGGCTGCCCAGCGCCGGGATTTCCACCTTGAAGCGGGTGGTCTCGGCTTCCATGTCGGGGATACCGAAGAGGATCAGCGGGGTCGGTTCGCCTGGCTTGTTTTCCCAGTGGCCTTCGATAGCAGCGATTTTCACCGGCTGGTGCTTGAGGGTATTGAGGCCGTGGAAGTCGCCGATCACCGCTTGTACCGGGGCGACGATCAGGGCCATCCACATGGCCATCGAAAGCATCTTGCGAATCGCCGGGTTATCGCGGCCGCGCAGCAAGTGCCAGGCGGCCGAGGCGCCGACAAAGAACGCTGTAGCAACAAAGGCGGCAGTCGCCATGTGCGCCAGGCGGTAAGGGAACGACGGGTTGAAGATCACCGCGAACCAGTCCACCGGCACGACTACGCCGTTGACGATTTCGTAGCCCTGGGGGGTCTGCATCCAGCTGTTGGAGGCGAGGATCCAGAAGGTCGAGATCAAAGTGCCGATGGCCACCATGACCGTGGCGAAAAAGTGCAGGCCACGGCCGACGCGGTTCCAGCCAAAGAGCATGACGCCAAGGAAACCGGCTTCAAGGAAGAAGGCGGTGAGAACTTCGTAAGTGAGCAGCGGCCCGGTAACGGACCCGGCGAAATCGGAGAACTTGCTCCAGTTGGTACCGAACTGGTAGGCCATGACCAGGCCGGAGACCACCCCCATGCCGAAGTTGACGGCAAAGATTTTCGACCAGAAATGGTAAAGGTCACGGTAGACGCTGTTGTTGCTCTTCAGCCACAGCCCTTCGAGAACAGCCAGGTAGCTCGCCAGGCCAATGGTGATGGCCGGGAACAGGATGTGAAAGGACACGGTAAACGCGAACTGAATTCGGGCGAGATCTAGAGCCTCTAATCCGAACATAGTGCTTCCTCTGTCAGGTAATCCGGCGTCAGGCGGTGGCCTTGGCGCCAACTGCCCCCACGGTAGTTGAGTGCGGCAAGTTGGAATTGTTCTGTAAACATCACATCGCAGGGAATTCGGCCGTCTGGCCATGCCGTTGCAAATGAAACAATTGATCCAGATCAACGGATGCCTGAAAGGATAGTCCTGAACGGGCTGTGCGCTTGTGTGGTTGATTGCCGCGTGACCGGTTGTCTCACCCCCTTTACCGCGCCCCAAAACAGTGCGTTTACCGCACACAGGTGCCATTCCTCGCAACCTGCTGTTACAAAGTGGTGATAACCTGCAGCGTCGATCCCTGCGCCGAGGCTCTGTTTCGCCGATGTCAGACCCCGTTTTGCTGCTGCGTCATCACCGTCCCTTCCTGGCCTTCTGGCTGGCCCGGGTATTTACCGCCAGCGGCTTTCAGATGCTTACCGTGGCGATCGGCTGGCACCTCTACCAATTGACCGGCAATGTCCTCGACCTGGGCCTGGTGGGCCTGGTGGAATTCGCCCCGCGGGTGCTGTTCATGCTGCACACCGGACACGTCGCCGACCGCTATGACCGGCGCCGGGTCGCCGCCCTGTGCCAGAGTGCCCAGGCCATGATCGCCCTGGTGCTGGTGGTCGCCAGCAGCACCCACAGCGTCAGCCGCGAACTGATCTTCCTGCTGGCGTTCTTGCTCGGTAGCGCACGCTCCTTTGAAATGCCGGCGACCCAGGCGCTGCTGCCCAATGTGGTGCCCTCCGAGCTGTTTCCACGTGCCGTGGCTGCTTCTGCCTCGGCGATGCAGGCGGCGACCATCGTCGCGCCGGCGGTGGGCGGTTTTCTCTATGCCTTTGGCAGCGTCTGGGTGTACGGGCCGACGGTAGCGTTGTACCTGATTGCCTGCGTGTTGACCCTGGGCCTGGTGTCGCGCCAGCAACCAGGCAACCAGGGCCGCGCCAGCCTCGAATCGCTGATGGCCGGCATTCGCTTTATCCGCAGCCGCCCGGACATCCTCGGGGCGATCTCCCTGGACCTGTTCGCCGTGCTGCTGGGCGGCGCCACCGCGCTGTTGCCGGTGTTTGCCAAGGACATCCTGCTGACCGGCCCCTGGGGCCTGGGCCTGCTGCGCTCGGCGCCGGCGGTGGGCGCCCTGCTGATGTCGCTGTGGCTGGCGCGCTTTCCGGTGGAGCGCAAGGTCGGGCGGGTGATGTTTACCGCTGTCGGCGTGTTCGGGGTGGCGACCATTGCCTTTGGCCTGTCCACTTCGTTCTGGTTTTCCCTCGCCGTGCTGGCGGTGCTGGGCGCCGCCGACATGATCAGCATGGTAATACGCGGTGCCTTCGTGCAGCTGGAGACACCGGATGAAATGCGCGGCCGGGTCAGCGCGGTGAACGGGCTGTTCATCGGCGCCTCGAACCAGCTCGGTGAGTTCGAGTCAGGAGTGACTGCGCACTGGTTCGGCACGGTACCGGCGGTAGTGCTGGGCGGGGTCGGCACGCTGCTGGTGACCGGGGTGTGGATCAAGCTGTTTCCGACCCTGGCTGGGCGCGATTATATGCATAAGCAGTGAGGGCCTGTGGGAGCGGGCTTGCCCCGCGATAGTCACACCCGCAGCTCAGCCGCCACCCGCTTGCGCAGCACCCTGCCCGCCAGTTGCTCGACCAACACCAAGGCAAATTCCAGCGCCGCCGCCGACCCCTGGGCGGTGATGCAATTACCGTCCACCACCACCGGCTGATCGACAAAGCTGCACCCGGACAACCCCTGGCTGACAGCCGGGTCACAGGTCATGCGTCGCTGGCGCAACACACCATAGGCCTGCAGCGCCAACGGCGCTTCGCCGATCGCGGCAAAAAACTTGCCGGCCCTGGCCTGATCCTTGACCTGCTGCGCCAGTGGTTGGTGCGCGGCCATGTGCTGTGCGCCTTTTTCGCCCCCGGGCAAGACCATCAGGTCGAACGGCTGGGCCAGCAGGTCGACCAGCATGCCGTCGGCGGTCAAGCGCGTGCCGCGGGCACAGGTGAGCATCCGCCGGCCTTCGATACTGGCCACCACCACTTCGATCTCGGCGCGGCGCAGCACGTCGATCAGGGTCACGCTCTGCAGGTCATCCGCGCCTTCGGCGACTACGATCAGGGCTCTGTGGGTCATCAACTGCTCTCCGCCGGGGTATCCCACAAGCTTAGTCGCTCACAGCAACAGGGTCAGTTGACGCTCGTGGCCCTGGCGCGCGCGGTAGCCATCGCCGCTGTCGACCCAGCCGCTGGCCAGGTACAGCGCCAGGGCGGCGTGGTTGTCCCGGTCTACAGAAAGCTGCAGGCAACGCACCTCGGGCCACGCCTCGCACACCAGGCCCGGCAACGCCTGCATGAAAAATCGCCCCAGGCCCTGGCCCTGCAAGCGCTGATCGACTTGCAAGGCATTGATCGTCGCCGCATCGGCCCGGGCCCAGGGCGCCAGGAACACCCCGCGCTGAAGCAGCAAGAAGGCCCGCGGCAGGTTGTCCAGCAGCAGCGCCACGCCACGCCGGTCGGGACTGTCGCCACTTTGCAGGGTGTACAAGGCGCTAGCCATATCGCCGGCAAAGCGCAGTTGCTCAGGCCGCACCTGGATGTCGAGCAGTTGCTCGCGCTGGGCCGGGTTAAGGTCGCGGTAGTCGGTCAAGTGCACAGCATGGTCAACTCGGGATGGGGGGAACGGCGCAGAACCTGCAGATATCTGCAGTGTATCGCGACATTAATTACCGCTGCCCGAGCATGCTGGTATGATGCGCGGCTTTTTTCCGACCCAGGGAAAAACCACAGTCTCCCGGTACAGTCTGTGCTTTGCTAACTGGGTCGATACATTCACGGCGCCGGGAGCGCCACGGGGAGCAGGCATGCTGGAAAGGCTGTTTCAACTAAAAGCACACGACACCAATGTCCGCACCGAGATTCTCGCGGGCGTGACCACCTTCCTGGCCATGGCCTACATCCTGTTCGTCAACCCGAGCATTCTCGGCGAGACCGGCATGGACAAGGGCGCGCTGTTCGTCGCCACCTGCCTGGCAGCGGCGATCGGCTCGACCACCATGGGCCTGATCGCCAACTACCCGATCGCTCTGGCACCGGGCATGGGCCTGAACGCCTTCTTCACCTACACCGTGGTCCTGCACATGGGCCACACCTGGCAGGTGGCATTGGGCGCGGTGTTCATCTCGGCGGTGTGCTTCTTCCTGCTGTCGATCTTTCGCATCCGCGAATGGATCGTCAACAGCATCCCGTTGCCGCTGCGTTCGGCAATTGCCGCCGGTATTGGCCTGTTCCTGGCGCTGATCGCCCTGCATAACGCCGGCATCGTCGTCGATAACCAGGCCACCCTGGTGGGCCTCGGTGACCTCAAGAAACCGGCGCCGATCCTCGCCACCCTGGGTTTCTTCCTGATCGTCGCGCTGGAGGCCATGAAGGTCCGCGGCGCGGTGCTGATCGGCATCCTGGCGGTGACCGTGGCCTCGATCGCCCTGGGCGTGACTCCATTCAACGGCGTGGTGTCGATGCCGCCGTCGCTGGCGCCGACCTTCCTGCAGCTGGACATCAAGGGCGCGCTGGACGTCGGCCTGATCAGCGTGA
This portion of the Pseudomonas sp. SORT22 genome encodes:
- a CDS encoding ferredoxin--NADP reductase gives rise to the protein MTASAEKFTRQTLLDVQPLTPSLFSLRTSRDQGFRFRAGQFARLGVTKADGSVVWRAYSMVSSPFDEHLDFFSIVVPGGEFTSELSRLGAGDSLLIDRQAFGYLTLDRFVDGRDLWLLATGTGIAPFLSILQDFEVWERFESIKLVYSVREARELAYLDLIAGLEQRDYLAEYAGKLQFIPIVTRERHPGALNQRITTLIENGELERAAGLALTPEHSRVMLCGNPQMIDDTRKVLKQRDMNLSLSRRPGQVAVETYW
- a CDS encoding autoinducer binding domain-containing protein, with translation MPHWKEQQLEQLLAETDEQRMFDLAVSLAQQLDMEYLCFGMRVQIATFAPQMRFFNNYPDAWNERYQRCNYVDIDPTVAHCHHSLMPLLWCDDVFRETPELREEAKSFGLRHGWSQSAHDMRHNESILSIARSQGAINLDELYDKAGQTIWLCNLLHTLMIDRQPGQATPAYNLSERETEVLKWSAAGKTAADIACILSLSQSTVNFHIRSIITKTNASNKAGAIAIAAMRGLI
- a CDS encoding methyltransferase — protein: MPLLTSPFAELDLLRQPEQANDPLQAFDAADEYLLEHLAEQAPTATSRVLVLNDSFGALAISLAAHVSVLSSGDSHLAHLALEKNLVRNGLAFDAVPFVAASNTWQGPFDRVLVRVPKTLALLEEQLIRLQGQLAPGAQVVAGAMIKHLPRAAGDLLEKYIGPVQASLAKKKARLLIATFEPKPAFDSPYPTRYQLDAPPLVLLNHANVFCREGLDIGTRAFLPHLPKDLGDARVADLGCGNGVLAIASALANPQAQYTLVDESYMAVQSALENWQAALGPREVTVRADDGLAGQPAQSLDVVLCNPPFHQQQVVGDFLAWRMFQQAREALVVGGALYIVGNRHLGYHSKLARLFRGVEQVAATPKFVVLKARK
- a CDS encoding DUF2474 domain-containing protein is translated as MTGKGTMDEEKKPLWQRLGWLVAIWVGSVVSLALVAWLMRLFMSAAGLSTH
- the cydB gene encoding cytochrome d ubiquinol oxidase subunit II, with translation MGVDLPLIWAIIIIFGIMMYVVMDGFDLGIGILFPFVKGEQDRDVMMNTVAPVWDGNETWLVLGGAALFGAFPLAYAVVLSALYLPLMLMLIGLIFRGVAFEFRFKATAAKRHLWDKAFIGGSLAATFFQGVALGAFIEGFEVVDRSYAGGSLDWLTPFSLFCGLGLIVAYALLGCTWLIMKTEGKLQLQMHDLARPLALVLLAVTGIVSIWTPLAHPDIAERWFSLPNLFWFLPVPILVLVTLYGLLRAVARNAHYTPFLLTLVLIFLGYSGLGISLWPNIIPPSISIWDAAAPPQSQGFMLVGTLFIIPFILGYTFWSYYVFRGKVTHEDGYH
- a CDS encoding cytochrome ubiquinol oxidase subunit I → MFGLEALDLARIQFAFTVSFHILFPAITIGLASYLAVLEGLWLKSNNSVYRDLYHFWSKIFAVNFGMGVVSGLVMAYQFGTNWSKFSDFAGSVTGPLLTYEVLTAFFLEAGFLGVMLFGWNRVGRGLHFFATVMVAIGTLISTFWILASNSWMQTPQGYEIVNGVVVPVDWFAVIFNPSFPYRLAHMATAAFVATAFFVGASAAWHLLRGRDNPAIRKMLSMAMWMALIVAPVQAVIGDFHGLNTLKHQPVKIAAIEGHWENKPGEPTPLILFGIPDMEAETTRFKVEIPALGSLILTHSLDKQVPAMKEFPKEDRPNSTIVFWSFRVMVGLGMLMIFVGLWSLWLRKSDKLYSSRPFLYLTLWMGPSGLIAILAGWFTTEIGRQPWVVYGLMRTADGASNHSYGQLGLTLVMFVVVYFALFGTGLGYMMRLVRKGPKTGEGDETNPGGPGQQRTPARPLSAADDDHDNGEHASLNKGN
- a CDS encoding MFS transporter yields the protein MSDPVLLLRHHRPFLAFWLARVFTASGFQMLTVAIGWHLYQLTGNVLDLGLVGLVEFAPRVLFMLHTGHVADRYDRRRVAALCQSAQAMIALVLVVASSTHSVSRELIFLLAFLLGSARSFEMPATQALLPNVVPSELFPRAVAASASAMQAATIVAPAVGGFLYAFGSVWVYGPTVALYLIACVLTLGLVSRQQPGNQGRASLESLMAGIRFIRSRPDILGAISLDLFAVLLGGATALLPVFAKDILLTGPWGLGLLRSAPAVGALLMSLWLARFPVERKVGRVMFTAVGVFGVATIAFGLSTSFWFSLAVLAVLGAADMISMVIRGAFVQLETPDEMRGRVSAVNGLFIGASNQLGEFESGVTAHWFGTVPAVVLGGVGTLLVTGVWIKLFPTLAGRDYMHKQ
- a CDS encoding DJ-1 family glyoxalase III; protein product: MTHRALIVVAEGADDLQSVTLIDVLRRAEIEVVVASIEGRRMLTCARGTRLTADGMLVDLLAQPFDLMVLPGGEKGAQHMAAHQPLAQQVKDQARAGKFFAAIGEAPLALQAYGVLRQRRMTCDPAVSQGLSGCSFVDQPVVVDGNCITAQGSAAALEFALVLVEQLAGRVLRKRVAAELRV
- a CDS encoding GNAT family N-acetyltransferase, whose product is MHLTDYRDLNPAQREQLLDIQVRPEQLRFAGDMASALYTLQSGDSPDRRGVALLLDNLPRAFLLLQRGVFLAPWARADAATINALQVDQRLQGQGLGRFFMQALPGLVCEAWPEVRCLQLSVDRDNHAALALYLASGWVDSGDGYRARQGHERQLTLLL
- a CDS encoding NCS2 family permease, which translates into the protein MLERLFQLKAHDTNVRTEILAGVTTFLAMAYILFVNPSILGETGMDKGALFVATCLAAAIGSTTMGLIANYPIALAPGMGLNAFFTYTVVLHMGHTWQVALGAVFISAVCFFLLSIFRIREWIVNSIPLPLRSAIAAGIGLFLALIALHNAGIVVDNQATLVGLGDLKKPAPILATLGFFLIVALEAMKVRGAVLIGILAVTVASIALGVTPFNGVVSMPPSLAPTFLQLDIKGALDVGLISVIFAFLFVDLFDNSGTLIGVAKRAGLMRKDGHMPKMGRALIADSTAAMAGSLLGTSTTTSYIESAAGVSAGGRTGLTAIVVAILFLLALFFAPLAGSVPAFATAPALLFVAVLMASGLAEINWDDITEAAPVVVTALAMPLTYSIANGIAFGFIAWTAIKLLSGRARDLNAALVILSVLFVIKLGWFNA